TAATGTTTAATGTAAATGAAAGGGTTTTCTAGAAAGGTGGAACGATTTTGGACGCTTATTTGCTTCTCGTCACGTTACTAGCCATTGTAATCGTTATTCTTGGCGTATCATGGTTAAAGTGGCATGCTTTTATTAGTTTACTTGTGGCCAGTTTATTTCTGGCCATCGCTACAGGATTGTCTCTTGACAAAATTGTAAGCGCCTACGAAACAGGGGTCGGGGGAGTCTTAGGCCATTTAGTCGGTATTCTGGCTCTAGGTACAATTTTAGGAAAAATGATGGCTGAATCAGGTGCTGGAATGCAGGTTGCTGATTTCTTCGTTCGAAAGTTCGGTGTGAAGAAATTGCCATGGGCGATGCTTTTCTCAGGTTTCATCATCGGTATACCTGTATTCTTTGAAGTCGGAATCCTGATCGTATTGCCGCTTGTTATTTCTATTCATAAGACAACAAAACAAAATATCTTATTGATCGCGTTGCCTGTTATTGCAGGATTATCTATCGTGCACGGACTTGTGCCTCCGCACCCTGGAGCATTGACAGCGATTAGCATTTACAAGGCGAACCTGGGTACAGTATTGATCTACTCGCTGATCATCGCTATTCCAGCTGCCATAATTGCAGGACCGCTTTTTGCAAAATGGGTTCATAAACGTGTTGTGCCTCAGGGGGAGCCTGAACTGATCCGCTTCAATACCAATTATAAAAAACTTCCTCATACAGGACTTTCATTCTTTATTATTTTATTGCCTGTCCTATTGATGGTATTGGCAGCAGTTGCACCTTATATGCCTATTTCCAAAGGGGCAGAAAAGATTATGGCGTTTATCGGAAGCCCGATTATTGCCTTGTTGATCGCGGTGTTTGCTGCATTTTATTTCCTTGGTATCCGTCAAGGAATGGACAGGAATATGCTGAAAAAATTCTCTGAAGAAAGTCTGCTTCCTGTTGGCTCCATCATACTCATCATCGGTGCCGGCGGAGGATTCAAGCAAATTCTAATTGACAGCGGTGTAGGGAATACGATTGGGCAGATGTCTCAGCACTTATCACTTTCTCCACTCGTCCTGGCCTTTTTAATTGCGGGTCTGATCCGGATCGCAACAGGGTCCGCAACCGTCGCTTTAACAACAGCGGCGGGAATCGTTTCTCCAATTATTGAACATATGTCTGGCGTTAACCTTGAACTTCTTGTTATTGCAACGGGTGCAGGCTCACTTATGTTCTCTCATGTCAATGATGCCGGATTCTGGATGGTAAAAGAATATCTTGGCTTAACAGTGAATGAAACCTTTAAAACATGGACTGTGCTTGAAACTATTCTGTCCTTCACTGCTTTTGGGGGAGCACTGATACTGAATATGTTTGTATAAGATGGCAAAAAAGCATCGGAATGATTTTCCGATGCTTTTTTTACTGGATTTTTTTAGATCAGTGTTTTTCTTAAGTTGCGCAAATATCGCTGCCTGATGAAAAGAAAGTAGAGCACTTGAGCAACAAGAAAGCCTGCAAGTACAATGGATACCTGTCCAGCAATTGAGAGTGTGAAAAAACTTTGCAGGGCAGAGAAGGCAAACGCACTATGGACGAACGCCACTGCGATCGGAACGAAGAAAAGCAAAGCTAGCTGCCTTGTAACTATGCGGCTGAGTTCTTTGTCCGTCAAACCTACTTTTTTAATGGTTAAATAAAGGCGGGTGTCATAATCGAGATCTGCGTAAAGCCGGAAATACAGGAAACTTCCTGCTGCCACGAAAAAGACGGCACCGATCAGCAAGGCTACAAATAGCAGCGCACTGTACAGCTTCATCATTTGATCAGCCAGTGTTCCGCTTACCGCCATCGTGTATGGTGTCTTTTCGTAATATCTTACAATTCCATCCTTAGCGAGTTCATCTAGCATACCGTTCGTTGCTTCCATACGGGAAGTAAAAAAGCCTGTAAATTCTTGTGTGGATGCTGGTTTAATATTTTTAAAAAGTTCGTCACTGACAACGATTCCCACACTATCAATTAATTCCCTTGGCATGGCGACGTGCTCTGTAGAGACATCTGCATTCACACTAAGTTTTCCTTGCTTAAACATGTACATATGGGGGGAGAACGTTTCAGTGGAAGACGTTTTCATCTTGAGCACCTGTTTGCCGGTGAGCGGCTGCTCGGTGATTTTGCCGCCAGCTTTTTGAATAATAGTTCTATAAGCACTGAAAGACATTACCGGCATGGTCTTGGGTGAAAATCGATCATTGGATGTTTTTACATCCAAGATTTTAAGGGTTGTTCTGTAGGTAGAATACTTGAGCTGCTTTTTCTTCAATTCATCTTTTATTTCATTTAGATTATCATGGTGCAGGGGCTGCTGATCTCTGGCAATATAACTGATTTCAGCGGCATAGTCCTCATTAAATTGCTTTGACAGTATTTTCATCGATGAGAGAGATCCAACAGCA
This genomic stretch from Fictibacillus marinisediminis harbors:
- a CDS encoding GntP family permease encodes the protein MDAYLLLVTLLAIVIVILGVSWLKWHAFISLLVASLFLAIATGLSLDKIVSAYETGVGGVLGHLVGILALGTILGKMMAESGAGMQVADFFVRKFGVKKLPWAMLFSGFIIGIPVFFEVGILIVLPLVISIHKTTKQNILLIALPVIAGLSIVHGLVPPHPGALTAISIYKANLGTVLIYSLIIAIPAAIIAGPLFAKWVHKRVVPQGEPELIRFNTNYKKLPHTGLSFFIILLPVLLMVLAAVAPYMPISKGAEKIMAFIGSPIIALLIAVFAAFYFLGIRQGMDRNMLKKFSEESLLPVGSIILIIGAGGGFKQILIDSGVGNTIGQMSQHLSLSPLVLAFLIAGLIRIATGSATVALTTAAGIVSPIIEHMSGVNLELLVIATGAGSLMFSHVNDAGFWMVKEYLGLTVNETFKTWTVLETILSFTAFGGALILNMFV
- a CDS encoding FtsX-like permease family protein translates to MTFPQFAFKNVLRNKRTYAAYFLSSAFSVMIFFVYALFIFHPGIKKGITQSLAIQLMITAEFVMYFFAFFFVLYSVSTFLKTRKREFGILMMHGMTKTQLNTMVFLENMIIGSGAILIGIGAGILTAKLFFMIAAHLLDIHSLPFYMSWKAIALTVAAFLGLFLVISIFTAFLVRTNSLLSLFQSGQKPKKEPKVSVLLSLLSAVLLLASYYLAGTATLNSLLIRMLPVIAMTIVGTYFFFSQLSVFIMRALQKNRFLFWKKTNIITISSLAYRLKDNARMFFMVCIVSTVAFCAVGSLSSMKILSKQFNEDYAAEISYIARDQQPLHHDNLNEIKDELKKKQLKYSTYRTTLKILDVKTSNDRFSPKTMPVMSFSAYRTIIQKAGGKITEQPLTGKQVLKMKTSSTETFSPHMYMFKQGKLSVNADVSTEHVAMPRELIDSVGIVVSDELFKNIKPASTQEFTGFFTSRMEATNGMLDELAKDGIVRYYEKTPYTMAVSGTLADQMMKLYSALLFVALLIGAVFFVAAGSFLYFRLYADLDYDTRLYLTIKKVGLTDKELSRIVTRQLALLFFVPIAVAFVHSAFAFSALQSFFTLSIAGQVSIVLAGFLVAQVLYFLFIRQRYLRNLRKTLI